Proteins from a single region of Salvia hispanica cultivar TCC Black 2014 unplaced genomic scaffold, UniMelb_Shisp_WGS_1.0 HiC_scaffold_655, whole genome shotgun sequence:
- the LOC125199738 gene encoding transcription factor bHLH153-like: MEYIRFLHEQVKVLSAPYLYSTPTQLQGEEGSSLSAKGLCVVPVSFTVGVANSNGADIWAPIKTSPATSKRAISEEASVITQS; this comes from the exons ATGGAGTACATAAGGTTTCTTCATGAACAGGTTAAG GTACTAAGTGCTCCATACTTGTACAGTACACCAACACAATTACAG GGCGAAGAAGGATCCAGCCTCAGTGCCAAAGGCTTATGCGTTGTGCCTGTCTCATTCACTGTTGGAGTTGCTAACAGCAACGGTGCAGATATCTGGGCACCCATCAAGACAAGCCCTGCGACTTCCAAACGAGCTATATCCGAGGAAGCTTCAGTCATAACCCAGAGTTAG